One genomic window of Denticeps clupeoides chromosome 14, fDenClu1.1, whole genome shotgun sequence includes the following:
- the mia3 gene encoding melanoma inhibitory activity protein 2 isoform X3, protein MATVASHLRRLLLLLLLASASCAAVDRRFSDLKRCADRECSMLLCRGKAADDFSGPDCRFLSFKKGETIYVYYKLSGQRSDVWAGSVGSHFGYFPKDLLLINHIYSEDELEVPTEETDFVCFDSGLDAFNSYDVDKLLSYSVPAEREDPAVESTVAEDPETAAEEVESAEDLDHADRDEHLAGETHEVAEDSGLANTLDLETGPGHEPEPRQEEVKPLTSGAAEDLDAEDAAERPPVTEGRAVPELQTTFGETFDAVTTDDEETIRVTPYSVGEDSQEPEDAESGHADDPNTPKLLPYVEEEPHVEDEVKVPAEPLEEEAEITKDSHAGSPENRGPESSMNSDSGEPEEAKDSNAAGHVDSEPESVVDSAGESLDRTTAPEEHVTAVEDHHAESVPVPTPLGDAEVVGGGERTDLVDAEQTDSDESELDNFEAIYVEQVEDQKDQVEILTPDSRVPEEDKHSADEFIFETPVEPASDELEGSRHDDDQAEQKDEHHKDVLLGKESEGTPEPLAQQKPHEDVAQLNTSEVSSSSRSPSENISHNVSEHTLDEETVHQIAAVKKEIVDLFAKTLESEQHSEDPGELAEREEDEDEEELLEDENALPSSRPDPAKEKEEVDGELEANSHTAEHPEEPSHTEDGAAVAEAPPLNYSSDANIVDNLDSKEPESSSTDEENVAPKPEPQYSDSVLRLTLLRNFFKEKDLGRFQEYLGLKNLFQVEAMFTDLDQDLKSARLSQTDHAEDIERTLEGILETSENSILDEIEKMLDSREEKNPELREDPEMFDVEASILDDFQELAFHLRQKYSAVSDSEPLAAGSPPGAAAEDGPYKETEKNLTEPDEEVPAHSQLQPNAMDEGPHGTDAGIEDDGGHRNRDSQASVKDPKELQRGPQAILDNPLDVAFGFDVERPSSGSLESQSVSDFHEEATKSDDSSPYFTEMCTLLRLAHKYLGEYAELLIASLPEEWQPGPTFHGLPWEPVIGSAAVGALTFIVFFWRTILAVKGRKYQLTEKQLAEKISKLLSEKSEVLAKISELNQMNQECEKQLAESKQTQKSTRRENEELKDSFKKLKKCNEDMTRKVSALTQSITDEQKRKKELDDILAKTNKTVASLKQVTQSHKQELSKVQVLMDEAKLREDALKAEVLSFEKENVSLKDQKKSLLRDAKMWEEKHKELNEKIKVFQKSQKDLEDAIAHKENEIGVLSDCIAELRSLEVCDGTEQSREDSKVLANGESSDKNSDAVKIRVRQMMDVSRVKTTLSIVEDERNSYLEKMLTEQKARQELEEQVQKLEHDRLALDGEKHQLENQYKTLQQKLEIMNEMYQQKENALQQKLTQEEFDRREKESQLSEVDGKALKAEAELKTYKQRIQEIQEELHKTEQSYKNQIATQEKKAHENWLNARSSERALVEEKRETANLRQKLVEVSNKLAEFQRPLFKPTPGRPDRPIRRGDSYGPSPVSGGAPSPPLMFEGPGRPPSAPVGRRNESFGPRPPSEPHGRYPDLGHPVPARPDMYAPLTSSPSSDGSVPKAQGPGSLLISPIRDSSPGPNMPLKAHGPPTGGPHPLGPPPPNGPVPPMLRPNGQPPMMPPGPLPYDPRFPPSHLYGPMPPRPYGPPPPFVRGPPPPRRDYPPMGPLHSSEFQGARDLPFLHGPPTGGMPLPPHGGRDFQGPPPGPFPPQVPRDGANLKTDCPPQPAPSHRDTSNPSVAEP, encoded by the exons ATGGCCACCGTCGCCTCGCACTTGCGCcgcctgctcctgctgctgctgctcgcgtCGGCGTCCTGCGCCGCGGTGGACCGGCGCTTCTCGGACCTGAAGAGATGCGCGGACCGGGAGTGCAGCA TGCTGCTGTGCCGGGGGAAAGCGGCGGACGACTTCTCCGGACCAGACTGCCGCTTTTTGTCTTTCAAGAAGGGCGAGACGATATATGTGTACTATAAACTCTCAGGACAGAGGTCAGACGTGTGGGCAGGAAGC GTGGGAAGCCACTTTGGCTACTTTCCAAAGGACCTACTTTTAATAAATCATATATACTCTGAAGATGAACTAGAAGTTCCCACAGAG GAAACCGACTTCGTCTGTTTCGATAGTGGCCTTGATGCCTTCAACAGCTACGATGTAGATAAGCTGTTGAGTTACTCCGTCCCAGCAGAAAGGGAGGACCCCGCCGTGGAGTCCACGGTCGCCGAAGATCCCGAGACCGCCGCCGAGGAGGTGGAGTCGGCAGAAGACCTCGATCACGCTGACCGCGACGAGCATTTGGCTGGTGAAACTCACGAAGTGGCGGAAGATTCCGGGTTGGCAAACACGTTGGATCTGGAAACCGGTCCTGGTCATGAGCCAGAGCCACGGCAGGAGGAAGTCAAACCTCTCACCTCTGGAGCGGCCGAGGATCTCGACGCTGAAGATGCTGCTGAAAGGCCACCCGTCACCGAGGGCAGAGCTGTCCCCGAGTTGCAAACCACGTTCGGAGAAACCTTTGACGCGGTGACAACAGACGACGAGGAGACGATTAGAGTGACCCCTTACTCTGTTGGAGAGGACAGCCAGGAGCCTGAAGACGCAGAGAGTGGACACGCGGACGATCCAAACACGCCAAAGTTACTGCCCTACGTCGAGGAGGAGCCTCACGTGGAGGACGAGGTTAAAGTACCTGCAGAACctctggaggaggaggcggaaATAACCAAAGATTCACATGCAGGAAGTCCGGAGAACAGGGGACCAGAATCCAGCATGAACTCCGATTCTGGAGAACCGGAAGAAGCCAAAGATTCAAATGCTGCGGGTCACGTGGACAGCGAACCAGAATCAGTCGTGGATTCGGCGGGAGAAAGTCTTGATAGAACCACCGCGCCAGAAGAGCACGTGACCGCAGTGGAAGATCACCATGCTGAATCTGTGCCTGTGCCGACGCCTCTGGGAGATGCTGAAGTTGTCGGTGGTGGAGAACGTACAGATCTGGTGGACGCTGAGCAGACAGACAGCGATGAGTCTGAATTGGACAATTTTGAAGCAATATATGTGGAACAGGTTGAAGATCAGAAAGATCAAGTAGAGATTTTGACACCAGACTCGCGTGTTCCGGAAGAGGATAAACATTCAGCCGATGAATTCATATTTGAAACACCGGTAGAACCTGCTAGTGACGAGCTTGAAGGTTCCCGACATGATGACGACCAAGCTGAACAAAAAGATGAACATCATAAAGATGTCCTGTTGGGGAAGGAAAGTGAGGGAACTCCTGAGCCGCTGGCCCAACAGAAGCCTCATGAGGATGTAGCGCAATTAAATACGAGTGAAGTATCTTCATCCTCCAGAAGCCCATCGGAGAACATAAGCCATAATGTTTCTGAACACACGCTGGATGAAGAGACAGTCCATCAGATAGCTGCAGTGAAGAAGGAGATAGTGGATTTATTCGCCAAGACTTTGGAGAGTGAACAGCACTCTGAAGACCCTGGGGAACTGGCAGAACGGGAAGAAGACGAAGACGAGGAGGAGTTACTTGAAGATGAAAATGCTTTGCCGTCGTCCAGACCTGATCCTgcgaaggagaaggaggaggtggaCGGCGAGCTTGAGGCGAACAGTCACACCGCTGAACACCCAGAAGAACCCAGTCATACGGAAGATGGCGCGGCAGTGGCTGAGGCGCCGCCGCTGAACTATTCAAGCGATGCCAACATTGTGGACAATCTGGATTCTAAAGAACCAGAAAGTTCCTCCACGGATGAGGAGAATGTTGCTCCAAAGCCGGAGCCACAATACAGTGACAGTGTCCTCAGATTAACGCTGCTGAGGAACTTCTTTAAAGAGAAGGACCTTGGCCGTTTCCAGGAGTATCTTGGTCTAAAGAATCTCTTCCAGGTGGAGGCCATGTTCACTGACCTGGACCAGGACTTGAAGTCTGCTAGACTGTCACAGACCGACCATGCTGAGGACATTGAAAGGACACTTGAGGGAATTCTGGAGACTTCGGAGAACTCGATCCTGGACGAGATCGAAAAGATGCTGGACTCCAGAGAAGAGAAGAACCCTGAATTGCGGGAAGATCCTGAGATGTTTGATGTTGAGGCATCTATCTTGGACGACTTCCAGGAGCTGGCCTTCCACTTGCGACAGAAGTACTCCGCAGTCAGCGATAGTGAACCACTTGCCGCAGGAAGTCCGCCTGGTGCTGCTGCCG AGGATGGTCCTTACAAGGAGACTGAGAAGAACCTCACAGAGCCCGATGAAGAGGTTCCTGCTCACAGCCAGCTTCAGCCTAATGCCATGGATGAAGGGCCTCACGGCACAGATGCAGGCATAGAAGATGACGGCGGTCACAGGAACAGAGACAGCCAAGCGAGCGTCAAGGATCCCAAGGAACTACAGCGAGGGCCACAGGCCATTTTAGACAATCCTTTGGATGTGGCATTTGGTTTTGACGTGGAGCGTCCATCGTCGG GTTCTCTGGAGTCCCAGAGTGTTTCAGACTTTCATGAAGAAGCTACAAAGAGTGATGATTCTTCACCCTATTTTACAGAAATGTGTACTTTACTTCGTTTAGCCCACAAATATCTTGGAGAGTATGCAGAACTG CTGATTGCTTCCCTCCCTGAAGAATGGCAGCCTGGGCCAACTTTTCACGGACTCCCATGGGAGCCTGTGATTGGCTCAGCAGCCGTTGGAGCGCTCACCTTCATCGTGTTCTTCTGGAGAACTATTCTTGCA gtaAAGGGCCGTAAATATCAGC TGACTGAGAAACAGCTCGCAGAAAAGATTTCAAAGCTTTTGAGTGAAAAATCGGAAGTCTTGGCTAAAATATCTGAACTCAACCAGATG aaccaagagtgtgaaaaaCAGTTGGCTGAGTCTAAGCAGACGCAGAAGTCCACACGCCGAGAGAATGAGGAGCTGAAG GATTCTTTCAAAAAACTGAAGAAATGCAATGAAGACATGACCAGAAAGGTCAGTGCTCTCACTCAGAGTATCACAGATGAGCAGAAGAGAAAGAAGGAACTGGATGATATT CtggcaaaaacaaacaagacGGTGGCGTCTTTGAAACAAGTAACCCAGTCGCACAAACAGGAACTTTCCAAG GTTCAGGTACTCATGGATGAAGCAAAGCTCAGGGAAGATGCTCTGAAAGCAGAAGTGCTGTCTTTTGAGAAGGAGAATGTGTCTCTGAAGGACCAGAAGAAGTCT CTGCTGCGTGATGCCAAGATGTGGGAGGAGAAGCACAAGGAACTGAACGAGAAGATCAAAGTCTTTCAGAAGTCCCAGAAAGACCTTGAAGATGCCATTGCCCATAAGGAAAATGAGATTGGT GTCTTGTCAGACTGCATTGCTGAACTTCGATCTTTAGAGGTCTGTGATGGAACGGAACAAAGCAGGGAGGACAGCAAGGTCCTGGCGAATGGGGAGTCTTCTG ACAAGAACAGTGATGCAGTGAAGATTAGAGTCAGGCAAATGATGGATGTTTCAAGG GTCAAAACCACTCTGTCTATAGTAGAAGACGAACGGAACAGCTACTTGGAGAAAATGCTCACAGAACAGAAGGCCAGACAAGAGCTTGAGG AACAAGTCCAGAAGCTTGAACATGACCGCCTGGCTTTGGACGGCGAGAAGCACCAGCTGGAAAACCAGTACAAAACCCTGCAGCAGAAGCTGGAGATTATGAATGAGATGTACCAACAGAAAGAGAACGCCTTACAGCA GAAGCTGACACAGGAGGAGTTTGAtcggagagagaaggagagccAGCTGTCGGAAGTGGACGGAAAGGCATTGAAGGCCGAGGCGGAGCTCAAGACCTACAAACAGCGCATTCAGGAGATCCAGGAGGAGCTGCACAAAACAGAGCAGTCCTACAAAAACCAA ATTGCAACACAAGAGAAAAAGGCACATGAGAACTGG TTAAATGCCCGTTCTTCAGAACGAGCTTTGGTTGAGGAGAAAAGGGAGACCGCCAACCTTCGGCAAAA GCTGGTGGAAGTCAGCAACAAGCTGGCAGAATTTCAAAGGCCCCTGTTCAAGCCCACCCCTGGCCGACCTGATCGGCCGATCCGCAGAG GCGATTCATATGGTCCCTCTCCTGTAAGTGGAGGAGCCCCATCACCCCCTCTAATGTTTGAGGGCCCTGGGAGACCCCCTTCTGCACCAGTGGGCCGAAGGAATGAGTCTTTTG GACCACGACCTCCATCTGAACCCCATGGACGTTATCCTGATCTCGGACACCCTGTGCCTGCTCGACCTG ACATGTATGCACCATTGacttcatcaccatcatctgATGGATCT GTCCCCAAGGCGCAGGGTCCAGGTTCTTTGCTCATTTCTCCAATAAGGGATTCTTCTCCAGGACCCAACATGCCACTAAAGGCCCATGGACCACCAACCGGTGGCCCCCACCCTCTTGGGCCCCCACCTCCAAATGGCCCAGTTCCCCCAATGCTAAGACCTAATGGCCAACCACCAATGATGCCCCCTGGCCCACTGCCCTATGACCCTAGATTTCCACCATCTCACCTTTATGGCCCTATGCCACCACGTCCATATGGACCACCGCCTCCTTTTG TCCGAGGTCCTCCTCCACCCCGCCGTGACTATCCTCCCATGGGACCCTTGCATAGCAGCGAATTTCAGGGAGCCCGAgatttgccttttcttcatggCCCCCCAACTGGAGGCATGCCACTCCCTCCACATGGTGGCAGAGACTTCCAGGGACCCCCTCCCGGTCCATTCCCTCCCCAGGTCCCCAGGGACGGAGCAAACCTGAAAACGGACTGCCCACCCCAGCCAGCCCCCTCGCATCGGGACACTTCCAATCCTTCAGTCGCTGAACCCTGA